The Thermococcus thermotolerans genome contains a region encoding:
- a CDS encoding tRNA uridine(34) 5-carboxymethylaminomethyl modification radical SAM/GNAT enzyme Elp3 — protein sequence MSEKFRKAVEELARAVMNGEIKSREELNRYKIAVSRKYHLSKIPGNSDILRAIPEERREEFRDLLKRKPTRTISGVAVVAMMTRPFPCPHGRCIYCPGGPSVGSPQSYTGKEPSALRAVQSAYHPYIIMMRRLKQLTDIGHDVDKVEVIIQGGTFPAVDLDYQEWFVKCAFKAMNDFPHFKDVENLEEKLVRLIVHKDESVFDEDPKFKGAWEKTHAKPYYYLEDEQRKNERAKVRMVGLTIETRPDWAFERHIDRMLKLGTTRVELGVQTIFNFIHERTKRGHGVEEIVRATQLLRDAGLKINYHIMPGLPGSNFERDLYTFRAIFEDSRFRPDMLKIYPTLVTADAPLYRQWKEGKYRPYRTEEAVELLVEAYKLFPKWVRVMRIQRDIPVQLIVDGVKHSNLGQLVFNELVERGIRPREIRFREVGHMMEKFGVQPEIEHIKLLREDYEAAGGKEIFLSFEDVKNDILIGFLRLRIPSERAHRKEINCCPSAIVRELHVYGPLVPIGGKPRYEWQHRGYGRELLAEAERIAREEFEVKKMLVISGVGVRNYYRKFGYRKNGPYVAKRLDRSYADFEIRGHFDGHLNT from the coding sequence ATGAGTGAGAAGTTCCGGAAGGCTGTTGAAGAGCTCGCGAGGGCCGTCATGAACGGTGAGATAAAGAGCCGTGAGGAGCTCAACAGGTACAAGATAGCCGTATCCAGGAAGTATCACCTTTCAAAGATTCCCGGTAACTCAGACATCCTCAGGGCCATCCCGGAGGAGAGAAGGGAAGAGTTCAGGGACTTGCTGAAAAGAAAGCCGACGAGGACGATAAGCGGCGTTGCGGTAGTTGCCATGATGACCAGGCCATTTCCCTGCCCTCACGGCAGGTGCATCTACTGTCCAGGGGGGCCAAGCGTCGGCTCGCCGCAGAGCTACACCGGAAAGGAACCCTCCGCCCTGAGGGCCGTTCAGAGCGCCTACCATCCCTACATCATCATGATGCGTCGCCTTAAGCAGCTCACCGATATAGGACACGACGTGGACAAGGTCGAGGTCATAATCCAAGGTGGAACTTTTCCAGCGGTTGACCTGGACTACCAGGAGTGGTTCGTCAAGTGTGCCTTCAAGGCCATGAACGACTTCCCGCACTTTAAGGATGTGGAAAACCTTGAGGAGAAGCTCGTCAGGCTGATAGTCCACAAAGACGAGTCCGTCTTTGACGAGGACCCGAAGTTTAAGGGGGCATGGGAGAAAACGCACGCAAAGCCCTACTACTACCTCGAAGACGAGCAGAGGAAGAACGAAAGGGCTAAGGTCAGAATGGTTGGCCTGACCATCGAAACGCGCCCCGACTGGGCCTTCGAGAGGCACATAGACAGAATGCTGAAGCTCGGAACCACGAGGGTCGAGCTCGGTGTTCAGACGATATTCAACTTCATCCACGAGAGAACCAAGCGCGGGCACGGCGTTGAGGAGATAGTCAGAGCAACCCAGCTCCTCCGCGACGCTGGCCTTAAAATCAACTACCACATAATGCCGGGCCTTCCGGGAAGCAACTTCGAGAGGGATTTGTACACCTTCAGGGCGATTTTTGAAGACTCTCGCTTCAGGCCCGACATGCTGAAGATATATCCCACGCTCGTTACGGCAGATGCACCGCTCTACCGCCAGTGGAAGGAGGGTAAGTACCGCCCCTACCGCACGGAGGAGGCCGTTGAGCTTCTCGTCGAGGCCTACAAGCTCTTCCCCAAGTGGGTTCGCGTGATGAGGATCCAGCGCGATATACCCGTTCAGCTCATCGTTGATGGGGTCAAGCACTCCAATCTGGGCCAGCTCGTCTTCAACGAGCTCGTGGAGAGGGGCATAAGGCCGAGGGAGATTAGGTTTAGGGAAGTTGGCCACATGATGGAAAAGTTCGGGGTTCAGCCCGAAATCGAGCACATCAAGCTCCTCCGTGAGGACTATGAAGCGGCTGGAGGTAAAGAGATATTCCTCAGCTTCGAGGACGTTAAGAACGACATCTTGATAGGCTTCCTCAGGCTGAGAATTCCGAGCGAAAGGGCCCACAGGAAGGAGATAAACTGCTGTCCCTCAGCCATAGTCAGGGAGCTCCACGTTTACGGTCCGCTCGTGCCGATAGGCGGGAAGCCGAGGTACGAGTGGCAGCACCGGGGATACGGAAGGGAGCTTTTGGCTGAGGCCGAGAGGATAGCTCGCGAGGAGTTCGAGGTTAAGAAGATGCTCGTCATCAGCGGCGTGGGAGTCAGGAACTACTACCGGAAGTTCGGCTACCGGAAGAACGGGCCCTATGTCGCCAAGAGGCTCGATAGGAGCTACGCTGACTTCGAAATTCGCGGGCACTTCGACGGGCACTTAAACACCTGA
- a CDS encoding potassium channel family protein gives MFVVIMGAGRVGFLVAKMLEEEGHDVTIIEMNKERAKELSLLINGLVIEGDATDPKTLEEANIKQADAFAALTGKDDANLLACILAKHLNPKIKTSLRISNPQNRRIFEEVTDLKRYFDFVISPEEIAAEYISRNIVTPGFDRVLFPKEGAEIVRFTINGDSEIAGRLVKELKLPRDALMVAVYDEKGNLIIPSGDTKLPDRGQVIIFAKNSVLDDVKRLLEKKKPNNES, from the coding sequence ATGTTCGTCGTGATAATGGGTGCTGGCAGGGTCGGCTTCCTCGTGGCAAAGATGCTTGAGGAGGAGGGGCACGACGTAACGATAATAGAGATGAACAAGGAGCGCGCCAAGGAGCTCTCCCTCCTCATCAATGGTTTGGTCATTGAAGGCGACGCCACTGACCCCAAAACGCTGGAGGAGGCCAACATAAAGCAGGCGGATGCCTTTGCAGCCTTGACGGGCAAGGACGATGCCAACCTGCTGGCATGTATACTGGCCAAGCACCTCAACCCGAAGATCAAGACGTCGCTCAGGATAAGCAATCCCCAGAACAGGCGCATCTTTGAGGAGGTCACCGACCTGAAGCGCTACTTCGACTTCGTGATATCGCCGGAGGAGATAGCCGCTGAATACATCAGCAGGAACATAGTCACGCCGGGCTTCGATCGCGTTTTGTTCCCAAAGGAGGGCGCTGAAATAGTTCGCTTTACCATCAACGGAGACAGCGAGATAGCGGGCAGGCTGGTCAAGGAGCTGAAGCTGCCGAGGGACGCACTCATGGTGGCTGTTTACGATGAGAAGGGCAACCTGATAATTCCCTCTGGCGATACAAAGCTTCCGGACAGGGGACAGGTCATAATCTTCGCCAAGAACAGTGTCCTCGACGACGTGAAGAGGCTTTTGGAGAAGAAGAAACCCAACAATGAAAGTTAA
- a CDS encoding PUA domain-containing protein — protein MEGELRYRRASAWEYDLILREAEKYGELKHHFFAVVEGRFRDVYAVNESLWREIERMKVKPYAYGTFVGTIKVDKNLVEKFYPNVEFFYFVKVEKNYAVLTPKAGFLFTTGKDVPRSGVRRYVWQGTKKLVVYDENGVILGIGRINPESRRKFILNVTDVGEFIRRKR, from the coding sequence ATGGAGGGCGAGCTGAGATATAGACGTGCCTCCGCATGGGAGTACGATTTGATCCTCCGCGAGGCCGAGAAGTATGGTGAGCTAAAGCATCACTTCTTTGCCGTGGTGGAGGGGAGGTTCCGCGATGTTTACGCCGTGAACGAAAGTCTGTGGCGAGAGATCGAACGAATGAAGGTTAAGCCCTACGCCTACGGAACCTTCGTCGGCACGATAAAGGTGGACAAAAACCTTGTTGAGAAGTTCTATCCCAACGTGGAGTTCTTCTACTTTGTGAAGGTTGAGAAGAACTATGCCGTCTTGACCCCAAAGGCGGGCTTTCTCTTCACCACCGGAAAGGACGTGCCGAGAAGCGGCGTGAGAAGATACGTCTGGCAGGGAACGAAGAAACTGGTGGTCTACGACGAGAACGGTGTTATCCTCGGCATCGGCAGGATAAACCCGGAGAGCAGAAGGAAGTTCATCCTCAACGTTACCGACGTGGGGGAGTTTATAAGGAGAAAACGCTAG
- a CDS encoding YkgJ family cysteine cluster protein — MRFEPRPFTEPVPFRCLYCLDCCRGRHVYLTLKDIERIARAGHDPQEFVTFSIEGDKIRFVLAVREWDLGCIFHDPETGKCRIHEVNPVICRIYPFMVSRKPLGVEGEKPLRYKGQSLWLYYDASCPGINAENPETLITPEEIARLGLEFEREFEKTDMDGLARLIDELER; from the coding sequence ATGAGGTTCGAACCGAGGCCTTTCACCGAACCTGTGCCCTTCAGGTGCCTCTACTGCCTCGACTGTTGCCGCGGGAGGCATGTCTATCTGACCCTGAAGGACATAGAGAGAATAGCGAGAGCCGGCCACGACCCCCAGGAGTTCGTGACGTTCTCCATAGAGGGGGATAAAATCCGCTTCGTTTTAGCGGTGAGGGAGTGGGATCTGGGGTGTATCTTCCACGACCCTGAGACCGGAAAATGCCGGATTCATGAGGTCAACCCGGTAATCTGCAGGATTTATCCCTTCATGGTTTCGCGAAAGCCCCTCGGGGTCGAGGGAGAAAAACCGCTTCGGTACAAGGGCCAGAGTCTCTGGCTCTATTACGATGCATCCTGCCCGGGGATAAACGCTGAAAACCCTGAAACGCTTATAACTCCGGAGGAGATTGCCCGGCTCGGCCTCGAATTTGAGAGGGAGTTCGAGAAAACCGACATGGATGGCCTCGCGAGGCTCATTGATGAGCTCGAAAGGTAG
- a CDS encoding V-type ATP synthase subunit H translates to MEDVIKQIVDAEKQAEERIERAKEEAKRIVLKAREEAKLLEKNIVQEAERNAESLIEKARLEGEEEAKKILEAGDSEIEELKVRATNNFEKAISAGIALVRGG, encoded by the coding sequence ATGGAGGACGTCATCAAGCAGATTGTTGATGCAGAGAAACAGGCGGAAGAGAGGATCGAGAGGGCCAAGGAGGAAGCCAAGCGGATAGTCCTCAAGGCCCGTGAAGAGGCCAAGCTTCTGGAAAAGAACATAGTGCAGGAGGCCGAAAGGAACGCCGAATCCCTCATTGAAAAAGCACGTCTCGAAGGGGAGGAAGAGGCGAAGAAGATACTGGAGGCGGGAGATTCTGAAATCGAAGAGCTCAAGGTCAGAGCCACCAACAACTTTGAGAAGGCCATCTCCGCTGGAATAGCGCTCGTGAGAGGGGGCTGA
- the speD gene encoding adenosylmethionine decarboxylase, with protein sequence MAEIETIGFHYVVEAAGCDPEILGNADKIRQIFLEAAKVGKMEVKASYFFKFSPTGVSGMVIVAESHISIHTWPEKGYAALDVYTCGTTADPEKAVDYILDKLRAQYAHVSEIKRGIEEEDETFTHMILTWEEKLERKNSEKD encoded by the coding sequence ATGGCTGAGATAGAGACGATCGGGTTCCATTACGTTGTTGAGGCAGCAGGTTGTGATCCCGAAATCCTCGGTAACGCTGACAAGATAAGACAGATATTCCTGGAAGCAGCCAAGGTCGGTAAAATGGAGGTCAAGGCAAGCTATTTCTTCAAGTTCTCCCCCACCGGTGTCAGCGGGATGGTCATCGTCGCAGAAAGCCACATCTCAATACACACCTGGCCCGAGAAGGGCTACGCGGCTTTGGACGTTTACACCTGCGGAACCACCGCCGACCCTGAGAAGGCAGTTGACTACATCCTCGACAAGCTCCGCGCCCAGTACGCCCACGTTTCCGAGATAAAGCGTGGAATAGAGGAGGAAGACGAGACCTTTACCCACATGATACTCACGTGGGAGGAGAAGCTCGAGAGGAAGAACAGCGAAAAAGACTGA
- a CDS encoding protein translocase subunit SecF: MSKPKSKAKPTAGDAVRAKKQEKLSFLARMEYRKMIMYPLVVFVIALILLAVNFPTLGIDLRGGVVVTAYGVNANPDELAKYISDKIGVDVRVESFTGVETSGVRVYAPIGTDPLRIIDAMKEKYPGAEYTHSEVQPTFGEIAQQQGIRALAFAFLAMAVVVFLFFRNLVPSLTIIFSALSDMTIAVALMGIFGIELTTATIAALLMLIGYTVDSNILLTTKLLKRKEDSIDKAYLSAVSTGFTMSTTTLGALLILWIISTSQTIDNIAIVLIFGLLADFMNTWVLNAGVLKWYLTREAVRGGKA, from the coding sequence ATGTCGAAGCCTAAATCAAAGGCAAAGCCCACGGCGGGAGATGCCGTGAGGGCGAAGAAACAGGAAAAGCTGAGCTTCCTCGCAAGGATGGAATACAGAAAAATGATAATGTATCCGCTTGTGGTCTTCGTGATAGCCTTAATACTCCTCGCGGTCAACTTTCCGACGCTGGGGATAGACCTCAGGGGCGGTGTTGTGGTTACCGCCTACGGAGTTAATGCAAACCCGGATGAACTGGCCAAGTACATAAGCGATAAAATCGGTGTGGACGTCAGGGTCGAGAGCTTCACCGGTGTCGAGACCAGCGGTGTCAGGGTTTATGCGCCTATAGGCACCGACCCGCTCAGAATAATCGATGCCATGAAGGAGAAGTATCCTGGTGCTGAATATACCCACAGCGAGGTGCAGCCAACCTTTGGAGAGATAGCTCAGCAGCAGGGAATAAGGGCGCTGGCATTTGCGTTCCTTGCTATGGCAGTCGTGGTCTTTCTGTTTTTCAGGAACCTCGTGCCGTCGCTCACGATAATATTCTCCGCACTCTCGGACATGACGATAGCAGTTGCCCTGATGGGCATCTTCGGGATAGAGCTCACCACCGCCACTATAGCGGCGCTGCTCATGCTCATAGGTTACACCGTTGACAGCAACATCCTCCTGACGACTAAACTCCTCAAGAGAAAGGAGGACTCCATAGACAAGGCCTACCTCTCGGCCGTCTCGACGGGCTTCACCATGAGCACCACGACCCTGGGTGCCCTGCTGATTCTCTGGATAATCTCGACCTCCCAGACCATAGACAACATCGCCATAGTCCTAATCTTCGGTCTGCTCGCGGACTTCATGAACACGTGGGTTCTCAACGCGGGCGTGCTCAAGTGGTACCTTACCAGGGAAGCTGTCAGGGGTGGTAAGGCATGA
- a CDS encoding preprotein translocase subunit SecD, with the protein MKRRTKKLLLNWRIILLTLFLIGSIVTLAVRPLTFGIDISGGVALVAQTEHPVDTKTMQLVTDSLQKRLNTLGLRDITVEAQGDQIVLIKVANVTSPEEANQIKSVIESQGVFYMEFAGTVFGTGNDVEYVGIYKINPDNSWSVPFRISKSAAEKFAELAKGKAGWPVDMFLDPPVNSLMIVPESVYKTMNSSEFNANAPEAPTLLERITKAFNISVVAYANQSADEIVKLAQGKGRIVLVDVPGELQTQLEAMNITVRYVPRAQGESDHALIVRVLGLYGPYSLGEGLTVGEPQQDVQITGSAPDRLTAEQEASTIYTVLKSGSLPVKLNVVGMEFISPRLGEGFRTQALYAGIGALITVLLIVYFHYRKWRIAIPVASTSLFEAIIILGFAALIRWNLDLPSIAGIIAAIGTGVDQQIVITDELLGGEKTTRISRRSSMLKRMGRAFFVIFASAATTIAAMSFLLVYFVGTLKGFAFTTILGVLIGILITRPAYAEIAKYLLGED; encoded by the coding sequence ATGAAGAGAAGAACCAAAAAGCTTCTCCTAAACTGGAGGATAATCCTGCTCACTCTGTTTCTCATAGGCTCGATAGTGACCCTTGCGGTTAGGCCTCTCACGTTTGGTATCGACATAAGCGGCGGTGTCGCACTCGTTGCTCAGACCGAACACCCCGTTGACACCAAGACCATGCAGCTCGTAACTGACTCCCTTCAGAAGAGGCTGAACACCCTCGGCCTTAGAGACATAACCGTTGAGGCCCAGGGAGACCAGATAGTGCTGATTAAAGTCGCCAACGTTACCTCTCCGGAGGAGGCGAATCAGATAAAGAGCGTCATCGAGAGTCAGGGTGTCTTCTACATGGAGTTCGCGGGGACTGTATTTGGAACGGGAAACGACGTTGAGTATGTGGGTATCTATAAAATAAACCCCGACAACAGCTGGAGCGTTCCCTTCAGAATCTCCAAGAGCGCAGCCGAAAAGTTTGCTGAGCTTGCCAAGGGTAAGGCCGGCTGGCCGGTTGACATGTTCCTTGACCCGCCGGTCAACTCTCTGATGATTGTCCCCGAGAGCGTTTACAAGACGATGAACAGCTCGGAGTTCAACGCCAACGCCCCGGAGGCACCGACGCTCCTTGAGAGGATTACCAAGGCCTTTAACATAAGCGTCGTCGCCTACGCCAACCAGAGCGCCGACGAGATAGTCAAGCTCGCTCAGGGCAAGGGCAGGATAGTCCTCGTTGACGTCCCGGGGGAGCTTCAGACCCAGCTTGAGGCAATGAACATCACGGTAAGGTACGTCCCGAGGGCCCAGGGGGAGAGTGACCACGCGCTTATAGTCAGGGTTCTTGGCCTTTACGGCCCGTATTCCCTTGGCGAGGGTCTTACCGTAGGAGAACCCCAGCAGGATGTTCAGATAACTGGAAGCGCTCCGGACAGGCTTACGGCCGAGCAGGAGGCGAGCACCATCTACACCGTCCTTAAGAGCGGGTCGCTTCCGGTCAAGCTCAACGTCGTTGGTATGGAGTTCATATCCCCGAGGCTCGGCGAGGGCTTCAGGACGCAGGCTCTCTACGCGGGCATTGGTGCACTCATAACCGTCCTGCTCATCGTCTACTTCCACTACAGGAAGTGGAGGATAGCCATACCCGTTGCCTCGACCAGCCTCTTCGAGGCGATAATCATCCTGGGCTTCGCGGCGCTCATCAGGTGGAACCTTGACCTGCCCAGTATCGCTGGTATCATTGCGGCCATAGGTACTGGTGTCGACCAGCAGATAGTCATAACCGATGAGCTACTCGGTGGGGAGAAGACCACGAGGATAAGCAGACGCTCAAGCATGCTCAAGAGGATGGGCAGGGCGTTCTTCGTCATCTTCGCGTCAGCAGCGACCACTATAGCTGCCATGAGCTTCCTGCTGGTTTACTTCGTCGGAACGCTCAAGGGTTTTGCCTTCACGACGATACTCGGAGTGCTCATCGGAATCCTGATAACCAGGCCTGCCTATGCGGAGATAGCCAAATACCTCCTCGGTGAGGACTGA